TAATGGACAAGTAGTAGGGGCGCTTCTAGGTAGAAGAGATGGATTTGCCTTAAGCGATATTGTAGATGATACAGGATTTGGAGAAAACGGTTATGGTTACATAGTAAATGCAGAAGGAACAGTGATCGCTCATCCTGACAGAGAAAGAGTATTAAGTGCATACAATCCAATACAAGATTATGAAACGGATGCATCCCAAGAATCTGTAGCCAACATATTTCAACGCATTATAAATGAAAGAGAAGGCATTGGAGGGTATGAATTAAATGATAACGAATTATATGCTGGATTTTCACCAATAGAGGGCACAGAGTGGATTTTTGTTATAACAGCAATGGAAGATGAGGTCCTTCAAGCAATGCCTCTTATGAGAAATACCATTATCATTATAACCATTGTAATGCTTTTCCTAAGTGTTATTGCAGCATATTTAGTGGGTAGTTCTTTATGTAAGCCAATAGGTAATGTAACGGATGTGGCCACAGAAATTGCAAAATTAAACATAACAAAAGATTTACCTAAAAAATTATTAAGTCAAAAAGACGAAATTGGTTTATTGTCTCGGTCATTGCAAAGCATTACAGATCGTATGCGAGAAATTATTAAAGAGTTATCCGATTCATCCCAAAGTGTGGCATCCACATCAGAGGAATTATCGGCTATTTCTCAACAATCTGCTTCAGCCTCAGAAGAAGTGTCTAAAACCATTGAAGAAATAGCAAAAGGTGCTTCAGAACAAGCAAAAAATACAGAAGAGGGTTCTTCAAAAGCAATATCTTTAGGAGGGTTAATAGACAATAATATTAGATTCATTAATAACCTTGATAAAGAATCAGATAAAATAAGTGTATCTGTTGATGAAGGTTTAAATGAAATTGAGAATTTATCAGACATAACAGAAGAAAGTGATGCAGCAATAAAAGAAATATACGATGTCATACAAGAAACCAATAATAGTTCCCAAGAAATTGGACAAGCCAGTAATGTTATTGCCTCTATTGCAGAAGAAACCAACTTATTGGCTTTAAATGCAGCCATAGAAGCTGCTAGAGCTGGGGAAGCAGGAAGAGGATTTGCAGTAGTAGCAGAAGAAATAAGAAAATTAGCAGAACAATCTCAAGAATCTACTCAGTCAATAGATGATATGGTTAAAACATTACAAACAAATGTTAAAAACTCTGTAGAAACAATGGAAAGAGTATTTGAGATTTCAAAAGAACAAACAAAAGGTGTAAGGATTAGCAAAGAAAAATATATACACATAGAAAAATCAATTAAAGAAACAGAAAAAGCAATCAAACAATTAAATGTTTCTGGAGAAGAAATGAATACGAAGAAGTCAGAAATACTAGAGACATTACAAACGCTGTCAGCCATTGCAGAAGAAAATGCAGCTTCGACAGAGGAAACAACAGCTTCAATGGAAGAACAAACCGCTTCAATGGAAGAGATAGCAAGTTCTAGTGAAGGACTAGCAGGATTGGCACAAGATTTAAACGAAATCATATCAAGATTTAAAATATAATACAAAAAAAGGTTGTAGATAAAAATTAATCTACAATCTTTTTTTATGAAAAATCGTAGTACATAATTACCTTAAGCTTTAAAAATAAAATGTCGATAAATATAAAGTAATAAAAGATGGAAAATGAATTGCGTAACTTACATAGAGCATAGGAATTTCTATTAATGAATAGATTATACAACAATAAAACCTTGGGGTGATAAAGATGAAGGTACTTGGGCAGAGCAAGAATCAACAAATGCATTTAAATATATTTAATCAAGCGCTATTAGGAAAAAAGGGCGACAAAGTTGAAGGGAAAATTATTGGATTTGACAATAATACAGCATTAATCAATATAAACAATACCATTGTAGGGTTTAATAATACAGAAGTCCTTAATAAAAATAAAGGCGATAAGGTTAACTTTCAAATTACCAATATCAATAATAAAAAAGTAGAATTGCAATATATATCGGAAGGCAATAATAATCTTAATAATAACCATTGTACCAATATAAAAACAACAGTCAATTTATTTAACATAATAGAAGCATTGGAACAAGAAAAAAAACAAACCGAAAATAAAGATGTAGAAAAAACCATAGACCATGTATTGTCAAGATTAACCACAGAAGATGTAGATAAAATAGTTGAAGAGGGCTATAATCCAGAAAAACTAGAAATTGACCAATTTAATACCATAATTTCTAGAGTTAAAGACGATACAAAGAGAGAGCCAGATAGTAATATAGAGTCACTAGTAGAAGAATATTCAGACTTAACCAATAACACAGAACAATTAAAAAGTGTGATCAACAAATTAAAAGAGAGTAATTTGCCAATAAATGCTCATACAGTATCAAAAGTTCTAAAAGCAATGAATCGATTTGAGTCCGTAGTTAATTTAAAAGATCAATCCATTGCCCACTTATTAAAAAATGAACTGGATATCAATTTGCACAATATCTACAAAGCAAGTTTCATAAGTGGTCAAGGAAACAACAGGACTCAATCCATTGACTTTGCTGATTTAGAAAATCAAATCCAAGACATATTACAAGAATCAAATATAGAATACGATAACGAAAACAAAGAAAAATCACATTGGCTTATAAAAAACGAAATTCCCTTAACCAAAGAAAATATACAAAAGATGGATCAACTTAAAAATCTGGATACATTAGACATAGAAGAAAAATTAGATATTATTACAAAAGCTGTAAAAGAAGGGCTTAATATAGAAGAAAAAATAATAGAAGTAGATGAAGACAATGAATCCATACCCTTTAATGCAAAAGACATCTTGCACTATATAGATCATATAAAAGAAGAACACATTCAATACACCATAAAAAATGAGTTGCCACTAAATATTAAGCAGATTAGCGAAGCACCAGAGCAGGATAAAAGCATAGAGCTTAATCATAATGAACAACACCAGTATATAACAGCAAAAAGACAATTAGAAGAAATCAGACTAAAATTAACCTTTGATTCAGTACACAAATTTATAGACAAAGACATTCATATCGAAACAGAAACACTAGAAAATGTAGTCGAATCTTTAAAAGAAGCGGAGCAAAAATATTATAGTGCCATTTTAGATGAAAACAATATAGAAAAAACAAAAGAGAATTTACAAAGACTAGAAGATACCCATAAAAAAATAGAAGCATTAAAGACTATGCCAATGACTATGTTGGGTAAATCCTTAACCAACCAAGAAGAAAGTACATTGCAATCAATATATGATAATGGGTTAGAAGAAAAAACAGGTTATGAAAAAGCAGGAGAGTCATATGAAGCTTTAATGACACAACCTAGAAAAGATATGGGAGATTCCATAACAAAAACCTATCACCAGATAAAACCCATATTAGAAGATATGGGGCTAGAATCAACGATACAAAATGAAAGAGCAGTAAAAATATTAGCATACCATGAAATGCCAATAACCCATGACAACATAGATGCTGTTAAAGCATTAGATGTAAAAGTGAATAATTTACTCAATATTGCCCATCCATCTATTGTTGCTCAAATGATAAAAGAAAAGAAAAATCCAATGGAAGACCCAATCGATAAAGTAATAAAAGAATTTTCTGCGATACAAGAAAAGTTAGGCGTCTCTTATAAAGAAAAAGCCAGTTATTATATTTATGAAATGGACAAATCAGGGACATTAACTGAAGAAGAAAGAGAAAGTTTAATTGGTTTTTATCGACTATTTAAAAGTATTGAAAAGTCAGAAGGAAAAGTCGTTGGGTTTCTACTTAATCAAGAGCAAGAAGTCAATCTTAAAAATTTATTGACAGCCACAAGGCTTATAAAAAGCAGATCACTAGATGTTACCATTGATGAAGAATTTGGTGCCTTAGAAGAAATAAAAACAGAAGGTAAAAAAATTGATGAGCAAATACAGTCGGCTTTGACTCAATCAGAAGATGTGAAAACAGAGTATTATACACATTTAATGAATCAGTTAAAAACGCTAGCAACCCCTAATAAGTTACAAGCACTAACAAAAGACGAAGACATAACCACACGGTCATTAGAAGGGTTAGTAGATGACTTAATGCAAGTAGATGAAACTCAAGTAAAAAACACGATACAAGAAAATATGAGTCAAGAAATATATGAGACCATACAGCAATTAAAGAACCTAGATGCACAAACATTGTCTTTTATAGATGAATTAGAGTTGCCTTATACCATAGAAAATATTTTAACAGCACAGATATTAATGGAGAACAATTACCAATTAAAAGATTCTATAAAAACGATTTTTGATAAAGGTAAAAAAGAGGAAAAAGAAGTGCTTACCAAAGTCATGTCTAATTTTATTTCTATAACAGATGAAGAAGCACTAGAAAGTCAAATAGAAGCTTTGCAAGAAGCGGTTATGCAGATACAAGAACAAAATGAGCTAGAAGCGATGAGTAGTGACATTAATAAAGCATTTGAATACAGTGAAAAGTTGTTCCAAGTACAAGAACACTTATCTAAAAAGCAATTTTTTCAACTACCGGTTATATTAGATGGACAAATAACCCAATTTAATGTACATTTTCTTAATAAAAAACAAGGTGCCAACAAAGAAATAAGGTGCTCATTACCCACCCATACATTTGGGAATGTAGAAGGAAAATTTGTTGTTAACAATCAAGAAATATTAATGGACATAACTTTAGAAAATAACAATTACGTGGAAAAATTAAAAGAACACATTCCAGCAGTAGAAAAAGCCATAGAAAACTTAGGTTATGAAGTTAAAGCAATGGAGATACATTCCAAAGGGACAACAAGTATTAAAGTTAATCATAATGTAAAGTTCATATGAAAGTATTAAGTTCAAACTTACTGGCAAGGATTTAGAGAGTAGATTTTATGGAAAATGAGTGTCTGTAGTAAGGGAAAGCCATGGTACAAGTTAATATCATTTGAATAAGGCGTAGAAAATGCGTTAAAAACGAAGAGGTGATTAATAATGGCAGAGACAAGAGAAGATAATAAAGCATTAAAAGAAGAACAATCCTTATATGAAATAGCCAAGCAATTTATAATTACAATGAACCATATAGAGAAAAAAGAACAATCTAATGGTGGATAGGACATAAAGTGAGTTAAGATAATTAGAAATTTATATTCTTGTTAAAGAATATGAATTTCTAACCGATATATAATACAAGAATAAAAAAATAATGAGGTGGATTTAATGAGAATTAACCATAATATACCAGCATTAAGATCTTTAAATCAGTTAAGCAGAACCAATAGTAGCTTAGATAAAACACTAGAAAGATTATCATCAGGACTTAGAATCAATAGAGCATCTGATGATGCGGCAGGATTAGCCATTACACAGAAAATGGATACGCAAATAAGAGGGCTCAATCAAGCTAATAGAAATGCTATGGATGGTATTTCATTAATACAAACGGCAGAAGGCGCATTGTCAGAAGTACATGCTATGTTACAACGTATTAGAGAATTATCTGTACAAGTATCTAATGGTACATATGATGAAAAAGATAGAGAAGATGTTCAGTCAGAAGTCAATCAATTATTAGAAGAAATCGAAAGAATTTCTCAAGACATAGAATTTAACGAAAAAAAATTATTAAATGGTGATATAGATAGAAGAGCCTTTCCAGAGAATCGTTCGGTGGTACAAATTGTATCTTTATCAGATACTGTAATGCCAGGTGAATATCAAATAACAGTAGCTGAAGATGCCGTAAAAGCAGCTATTCAAGGTGAACCAGTTATAGACGATGATGAAATTGGAGAAGAAGGTATAATTAATTTAAATGGTGAAGAAGTAAAAATAGAAGCTACAGATACAGCGGATGAAGTTTTTCAAAAGCTAAGAGGATTGGCAGAAAGAGTAGGAGCAGATTTATTTGCATACGATAATAATGATGATTTAACTTCTTTTGAATTTGATGGTGAGACTAAGTTGCTTTTTGAAATGAAAGAATATGGATCAGGATTTAATTTCCAAATTAACTCAGATAATGAAAATCTATTAAATAATTTAGGTTTAAATCAAGATCCAGATGATATGTATAAAGAGGGTAAAGATGTAGTAGCTGGTTTTGTGTCATCTGAATTTGGATTTTCACAAACAGCTACAGTATCTAGTAAAGGAAATATTGTTAACATAACAGATAGAAATGGCTTTGAAATGAAATTTGAAGCTCAAGATGGTGCAGCAGGCAGTGAAACAGTAGTCAATGTTTTAGATGCGGGACCACTAGCTCTACAAATTGGTGCCAATGAAGGACAATCTATGGAAATAAGAGTTCAAAATTTAGGTCCAAAGGCACTAGGAATAGATAATCTAAACTTAGCAACGGCTGCAGGTGCTCAAAGAGCAATATCCATTGTAAGTGAAGCCGTTAATATGGTATCTTCTGTAAGATCAAAACTAGGTGCATACCAAAACCGATTAGAACATACTGTAGCAAACTTAGGCGTAGCAGAAGAAAATTTAACAGCATCCTATTCAAGAATATTAGATGCAGATATGGCATACGAAATGTCACAATACGCTCAACAAAATGTATTATCACAAACAGGTGTGTCCATGTTAGCTCAAGCAAACCAAAGACCACAAAGCATACTTCAATTACTTCAAGGATAAGGTGATTAAATGTCTAAGACAGAAATAAAAGACTACAGCACACGAATTGCTCAAGCATCTAGTGGTGAATTGGTGGTAATAACCCATCAAATCATATTAGACTGCATTAATGAAGCGCGTTACGAAAAAGAACAAGACAATAAAGTGGCGTTTATCAAGAAAATTAAAAAAGGACAAAAAGCCTTAAGAAGTTTAACAGATTCATTGAATGTAGAATATAATATATCAAAAGAATTAATGGCATTATACATTTATGTTAATAAAGAATTTGTAGAAGCCTATGTAAAATACACAGTGCAACCATTAATCAGCATAGAAAAAGTCATTAACAATTTATTAGTGGGTTGGGAAAAAGCTTGTAAAGCAGAAAAATCTGAACCTTTAGTAGATAATGCCCAACAAGTTTATGCAGGACTAACCTATGGTAAAGGGACATTAAATGAAACAATAATGGATAATGACAACAGAGGATTTAGAGCTTAAAAATTTCTCCAACTAATACAAGTATAAAAAGTATAAAAGCAGCAAATATGGACTATACTATAAATGAAAATGTATTAGTAGAGGGATGAATAAAGATGAAACCAAGTCATTACAATAAAATCGATGAAGCTTTTAACATAGAAAATAGAACAGAAGAAGAACGCTTATTAAAAAATATTAAAGAAGTCAAAAAAGCCTTAGACATAGCAAATATAAACTTTGAAAACATAACAGAACCACAGTTAATTGATAGTTGTATCTATGAATTAAGAGCGATGCAAATGAAATATGAATACTTATTAACACTTGCAAAAGCAAGAAACTTAGTATCAGAAATAAAAAAATAGAACACAAAGAGACACGAAGGACACGAAGGGACGGTTCTTTTGTGTCTTTTTTTTATATAAAAGAATAAAAAACCCTCTTCTCTCTTACTGTCCCATCTCAAATATAAATTGAGAGAAAAACTCTTTTATCGGGACACAAAAGAATCGTCCCCTCGTGTTTAAAAGAATTATCCCCTTTGTTATGAGTCTTTCTAAAATAAATAAACTATACATAAAAATGTACAAGTAAGTATATATATTAAATAAGATTTATAAAAAAAGTAGGGATAGTTGTGTTAACCAATAATCAAGTATTAATTATAATTATAATAGCTTGCCTACTGATAATGGGTGTATCCATTATAGTAAAAAAGACACACTTAGTCGTAGATTTTTTTATAAAAAGCGTGGTAGGCTTATTTGGTATATATTTAATTAATGAAATATTACAACTTGCTAATGTAACAATAAAATTAGGACTGAACATTATAAATGCTATTATCATAGGATTACTAGGGTTTCCTGGCATTATATTACTATATGCATTAGCAGTATATGATTATTTCTTTTAGGAAATTAGAATAGTTCAAAAAGTATTTACATAACACAACAAAAATCGACAAAAGCAAAACATGAACTCATATATGCACAATAGCACCAACAAACGCCCTCATAAAATAAATAATAAAAAAATAAAATAAATAGTAGACAATTGTAAAGTTATAGATTATAATATAGAAATAATCAGTACTTTGTGGGGGCAAAGATGTTATATAGTGTAATTTTAGCACAGTTAATAAGGCATTAGAGAACATATAGAATAAATAAATATACAATTGTATTAACCCTACAAGTATGTCGTGTAGCGTCTTTTAGCTATACATATATTCGTAGGGTTTTTTGTTATTTAGAGAGCAAGTTTGAAATGAATACTTTAAAGGAGATGGCTATGGCGTATTTAATTTACGGTCTATTAACAGTCATATTAGTTCTCGCAATCATAACAGACAAAAAAACATATAAAATACGGAACAAGCATTTAATAATAGGAACTTTGTTAGGTGTAACCATTAATATAGCTTATTTAGGAATAAGGGGTATAGTTCACTCTTTTCTAGGCTTTATATTTCCGATTGTCATTCTAATGTTTTTATTTGCACTAGGTGTATTAGGTGCAGGGGATATAAAATTATTTGCGACCATAGGCGCAATTATGGGCATTCAATTTACAGCTTATGTTATGTTGTACGCATTTATAATAGGCGGTATGATGGCTTTCATCATATTAGTATACAAAAAATTATTGATAAAAAGATTGACTTATTTTTTTCATTATATCAAAAATGCTATCTTAATGAAGCATACACCAAAGTATTACGTTGCCAATCAAGATGGACAAGCAGTAACAATGCATTTCTCATATGCAATTGCTTTAGGAACAATCATACATATGATTAATAATGGGGGGATAATATGAATTATTATGAGTTGATTTTAGGAGATGAAGACATTCACTATAGTACCAACTTAATAGAATACATCAATAGCGATAAAGAACAATTAATCAGAGCAAGAGGTTTTTCTAATCAAGAAATGTTAAACCACTATGTTCAAAACAATCCCATAGACATACTGCTAATAACACCGTCAATGTACAAAGATACATTTAAAAATGCCGATATAAAAGCCATTATAATATTAGCAGAAGGTAAGATGAAAAAAGAATTAGAAAAAATACCCATCATTAACAAGTACCAAAACATAGACAATATCCTTAAAAAAATTATAGATCTTTATGCAGAAGTTAATGAAGAAAAATTATTTACATCAAATCGTACTACAAAATTAATAGGGATATATTCTCCAATTGGTCGTTGTGGAAAAACCAGCATTTCCATAAGATTATGTGGATTATTAAGCAAAAAAACCAAAGTATTGTGCATAAATATGGAACCCTTTAATAGCCTATCTCAAGACAAGAATTCTGACATTCAATACACTTTCTCAGACTTACTCTATTACGCAAGACAAAAACATCCCAATATTATATTAAAGCTAGAAAGCATTATAGAAAAAATCAACGGAATGGATTACATCTATCCCGTTAGATATTATCAAGATTTGAATGAGATCCAAAAAGAAGAATTAGTTGGCCTGTTTCAAATATTAAAAGAAGAAACCAAATACGATTACATCATCATCAATTTTTCAAGTCATCTATATGACTATACCTTAGAATTGCTAAAACAATGCCACACCAACATTTTCATTAAAATACCAGACCCATTTGGAAAAATGCAAATGAATAACTGGGAAGACACGCTAAAAAGTATTAGGGAAGAAGAAATCTTGGAACAAAGTTTAACAATCATGAATCATATACAAGTCTATGATGGTCATAAGAACTTTTTAGATGAGTCCATCATACAGCTACCCTACGACAGTCAATTAAAGACCCATTTATTAATAGAAGAAGAAATACCTTTGGACAACAATCTTTTGAAAATCATAGAGAGGCTCTAATAAAGCATGAAAAAGAGGGGGAGTGAACGGTGGAGATAGAACCAAACTTAGCAAAAGAATTAAAAATACAAGTATTAGATCAAATTGATTTGACCAAAGATATGGCAGACATAGAGATTCAAGAAATCATTGATGAGGTTTTATTTAAAAAAAGCAAAACAGATTTTTTAAGTTTGTCTCAACGGGAGCAATTAAGCATAGATTTATTTAATACCATTAGAAGATTAGATGTTATCCAGTCATTAATAGAAGATACCACCATCACAGAAATTATGGTTAACGGTGCAAATGCTATCTTTGTTGAGAAAGACGGTCAGATTATCCAGTGGGATAAAACATTTGAAAGCCAAGAAAAGCTAGAAGACGTCATTCAACAAATTGTGTCAAAAGTAAACCGGACGGTAAATGAAGCCTCACCTATAGTGGATGCAAGGCTACAAGATGGTTCAAGAATAAATGTGGTATTACCACCCATTGCTTTAAATGGGCCCATATTAACCATTAGAAAATTTCCAGAAAAACCTTTAACCATAGAGCAATTGATAAAATGGAATTCCATAACCACAGAAGTAGCCCATACATTAGAAAAGTTGGTAAAAGCCAAATACAATATTTTTATTAGTGGGGGAACAGGCTCTGGAAAAACAACTTTTTTAAATGCATTATCCAATTTCATACCAAAGGATGAACGCATTATTACCATAGAAGACTCGGCAGAATTGCAAATAAAATCAGTTGATAATCTTGTTAGGCTAGAAACCCGTAATGCCAATATGGAAGGAAAAAATGCCATTACCATTAGAGCGTTAATCAAATCCTCATTGCGTATGCGCCCTGACCGAATTGTAGTCGGTGAAGTTAGAGGAAGTGAGGCATTAGATATGTTACAGGCCATGAATACAGGACATGACGGTTCATTATCTACAGGACATGCCAACTCAACAAAAGATATGCTAAGCCGCTTAGAAACAATGGTATTAGTGGGTGCCAATATGCCATTAGAAGCCATAAGACAACAAATTGCTTCAGCTATTGATATCATCATTCATTTAGGAAGATTACGAGACAAGTCAAGAAGGGTATTAGAAATCGTGGAAGTTTTAAATTACGAACAAGGAAGGATTAAGATGAATCCTTTGTATCAATTTATAGAAACGGGAGAAACAGCAGAAGGCAAGATTATAGGTCAATTAAAAAGAACAGAGAATCCTTTAAACAGCACATTAAAGTTAGAAATAGCAGGATTAGATTTGTAATGAGGTGATACAAATGTCTCAAATGAAAAACACAACCAACTATGATGTTTATAAGATGACTCACAAAGAGTATGCACTGTATTATGCTATGGGAATTGTTGCTATTCTTATGATTGGTATATTGTTTTACAACACCTTATGGATTGGTATTTTTTTCAGCCCTCTTAGTTATTTTTTTGTTCAGTATATGAAAAAAGAACTGCTGAAAAAACAAAAAGAGCAACTGAGCATTCAGTTTAAAGACGCAGTCTATTCAATGTCTTCAGCTCTTAATGTAGGGTATTCTGTAGAAATGGCATTTAGAGAAGCTTTAAAAGACTTGAAGCTCATATACTTAGATCCTAAAACACCTATTATAAAAGAATTTGAAGTCATGATAAGAGAAATAGAGATGAATATACCAGTAGAAAAAGTCATCTACGCATTTGCTAAACGAACAAAAATTGAGGACATCGAAAACTTCTCAGATGTATTTATAACCTGCAAACGTACCGGCGGTGATTTAATCAAAATCATAAAGGATACATCTAAGACCATTGCAGAAAAAATAGAAGTAAAAAGAGAAATCCAATTGATCATTGCGCAAAAGAAATTTGAACAAAAAATTATGAGCATTATACCCTTTGGCATCATATTGTATCTATGGATCTCTTCACCAGGATTTTTAGATGTAATGTATAACGCATTAGCAGGCAGAATCATAATGACATTTTGTTTAATCGTTTATTTATTTGCCTTTATATTATCCAGTAAAATAATGGAGATAGAGGTATAAAAGAAAAGGGGTGCAGTATGTTAGGGATAATATTCAGTGGGATCATACTTTTGAGTATCGTCATTCTTTATGTAATCAGCAAAGGATATGCCCAAGAAGAATTAAAAACATTAGACCAAAAAGAATACAAACTACACCAATTAATGTCTCTTAGTTTAATGCTTATGGATAAAGTTTTTAAAGTCAAACACCTTTCAAAGTTAGACCATAAAATCAAACAACAAATGGTATTGCTGTATGGAGAAAAACAGTCTCTGTACAGATTAAGAATGTATATGGCTGAAAAGATAGCATTGGTCCTCTTAATACTTTTTAGCTTTGGCTTCGTAGGGCTGATTATGGGTGTGAGAGAATATAATGACACTTACTTAATGAACGGTAATGTTTTAGAAAGACCTGCTTATTTTGAAGGAACAAGAACCTATAACTTAGAAGCCACTATGAAAAAAGAAGGCCAAGTGGGTCATTGGATGATTGATATACCATTAGAAGAGCCAAATTTAACAACTGAGCAGACCATAGAATTATTAGAATATGGATCCGACTATATTTATCATCATATGTTAGGACAAAATGAATCCTTTGACTTGATACAATATAATTTGAATTTATTAGAAAGAGTGCCTAATACTTATATAACTGTAAGATGGCAATCAGATAGCCCTAATCTCATTAGTAGAAAAGGACAAGTTTATTTTGATGAAGTAATAGAAGGGACCCCTATAACATTAACAGCAGAATTAGATCATAAAGGAATAGGGCTTATGAGAGATTTTAAAGTGACAGTCTACCCTAAAGAGACAACCAATAGAGAAGTATTGCAAGAGAGCTTAAACCTGATTCTTCATCAACTGAATCAAGAGGAAAATTTAAGCAGTAGAAATGCCAAATTACCAACAACTTATAATGATGGAGATATTACTATACAGTGGGAAGAACCAAAAGATAATAGGGTATTAAAACTATTAGCCCTGGGATTATTAGTAGCCCTAATTATTTTCTTTGCAAAAGAAGAAGACTTAAAGAAAAA
This sequence is a window from Natranaerovirga hydrolytica. Protein-coding genes within it:
- a CDS encoding methyl-accepting chemotaxis protein, yielding MKSIKTKLVVYFSIIIVVVATTVGGVATIRAGASLRQEAESALLSLSREGSNLTSSRIETEVRVLEMIADRADIQSMDFDEQQSVLIRQLARTDFLDFAVIETNGSGRFVNGTRENFNDTDYVMDALNGMSNLSDLLINPETDSQEVGIMIAVPIHNNGQVVGALLGRRDGFALSDIVDDTGFGENGYGYIVNAEGTVIAHPDRERVLSAYNPIQDYETDASQESVANIFQRIINEREGIGGYELNDNELYAGFSPIEGTEWIFVITAMEDEVLQAMPLMRNTIIIITIVMLFLSVIAAYLVGSSLCKPIGNVTDVATEIAKLNITKDLPKKLLSQKDEIGLLSRSLQSITDRMREIIKELSDSSQSVASTSEELSAISQQSASASEEVSKTIEEIAKGASEQAKNTEEGSSKAISLGGLIDNNIRFINNLDKESDKISVSVDEGLNEIENLSDITEESDAAIKEIYDVIQETNNSSQEIGQASNVIASIAEETNLLALNAAIEAARAGEAGRGFAVVAEEIRKLAEQSQESTQSIDDMVKTLQTNVKNSVETMERVFEISKEQTKGVRISKEKYIHIEKSIKETEKAIKQLNVSGEEMNTKKSEILETLQTLSAIAEENAASTEETTASMEEQTASMEEIASSSEGLAGLAQDLNEIISRFKI
- a CDS encoding DUF6240 domain-containing protein, with product MKVLGQSKNQQMHLNIFNQALLGKKGDKVEGKIIGFDNNTALININNTIVGFNNTEVLNKNKGDKVNFQITNINNKKVELQYISEGNNNLNNNHCTNIKTTVNLFNIIEALEQEKKQTENKDVEKTIDHVLSRLTTEDVDKIVEEGYNPEKLEIDQFNTIISRVKDDTKREPDSNIESLVEEYSDLTNNTEQLKSVINKLKESNLPINAHTVSKVLKAMNRFESVVNLKDQSIAHLLKNELDINLHNIYKASFISGQGNNRTQSIDFADLENQIQDILQESNIEYDNENKEKSHWLIKNEIPLTKENIQKMDQLKNLDTLDIEEKLDIITKAVKEGLNIEEKIIEVDEDNESIPFNAKDILHYIDHIKEEHIQYTIKNELPLNIKQISEAPEQDKSIELNHNEQHQYITAKRQLEEIRLKLTFDSVHKFIDKDIHIETETLENVVESLKEAEQKYYSAILDENNIEKTKENLQRLEDTHKKIEALKTMPMTMLGKSLTNQEESTLQSIYDNGLEEKTGYEKAGESYEALMTQPRKDMGDSITKTYHQIKPILEDMGLESTIQNERAVKILAYHEMPITHDNIDAVKALDVKVNNLLNIAHPSIVAQMIKEKKNPMEDPIDKVIKEFSAIQEKLGVSYKEKASYYIYEMDKSGTLTEEERESLIGFYRLFKSIEKSEGKVVGFLLNQEQEVNLKNLLTATRLIKSRSLDVTIDEEFGALEEIKTEGKKIDEQIQSALTQSEDVKTEYYTHLMNQLKTLATPNKLQALTKDEDITTRSLEGLVDDLMQVDETQVKNTIQENMSQEIYETIQQLKNLDAQTLSFIDELELPYTIENILTAQILMENNYQLKDSIKTIFDKGKKEEKEVLTKVMSNFISITDEEALESQIEALQEAVMQIQEQNELEAMSSDINKAFEYSEKLFQVQEHLSKKQFFQLPVILDGQITQFNVHFLNKKQGANKEIRCSLPTHTFGNVEGKFVVNNQEILMDITLENNNYVEKLKEHIPAVEKAIENLGYEVKAMEIHSKGTTSIKVNHNVKFI
- a CDS encoding flagellin N-terminal helical domain-containing protein — protein: MRINHNIPALRSLNQLSRTNSSLDKTLERLSSGLRINRASDDAAGLAITQKMDTQIRGLNQANRNAMDGISLIQTAEGALSEVHAMLQRIRELSVQVSNGTYDEKDREDVQSEVNQLLEEIERISQDIEFNEKKLLNGDIDRRAFPENRSVVQIVSLSDTVMPGEYQITVAEDAVKAAIQGEPVIDDDEIGEEGIINLNGEEVKIEATDTADEVFQKLRGLAERVGADLFAYDNNDDLTSFEFDGETKLLFEMKEYGSGFNFQINSDNENLLNNLGLNQDPDDMYKEGKDVVAGFVSSEFGFSQTATVSSKGNIVNITDRNGFEMKFEAQDGAAGSETVVNVLDAGPLALQIGANEGQSMEIRVQNLGPKALGIDNLNLATAAGAQRAISIVSEAVNMVSSVRSKLGAYQNRLEHTVANLGVAEENLTASYSRILDADMAYEMSQYAQQNVLSQTGVSMLAQANQRPQSILQLLQG
- a CDS encoding flagellar export chaperone FliS is translated as MSKTEIKDYSTRIAQASSGELVVITHQIILDCINEARYEKEQDNKVAFIKKIKKGQKALRSLTDSLNVEYNISKELMALYIYVNKEFVEAYVKYTVQPLISIEKVINNLLVGWEKACKAEKSEPLVDNAQQVYAGLTYGKGTLNETIMDNDNRGFRA
- a CDS encoding YaaL family protein, which produces MKPSHYNKIDEAFNIENRTEEERLLKNIKEVKKALDIANINFENITEPQLIDSCIYELRAMQMKYEYLLTLAKARNLVSEIKK
- a CDS encoding pro-sigmaK processing inhibitor BofA family protein, producing MLTNNQVLIIIIIACLLIMGVSIIVKKTHLVVDFFIKSVVGLFGIYLINEILQLANVTIKLGLNIINAIIIGLLGFPGIILLYALAVYDYFF